The Penaeus chinensis breed Huanghai No. 1 chromosome 36, ASM1920278v2, whole genome shotgun sequence genome includes a region encoding these proteins:
- the LOC125045142 gene encoding vacuole membrane protein 1-like isoform X2 produces MSVAINLEYIERVILPHVKGLQPASADLTEQNHVITMGETSAQKRLLRKNAKQANGSSMATPTSSLEEKLAEREEREKIVLWRRPVQTLHYFFRECGILSVEYMVKLWNNKKVVLLLALLVGGYYAAYKTPGPHQLMIQRVENQFWWCAWWVWLGILSSVGLGTGLHTFLLYLGPHIASVTMAAYTCNSVDFPSPPYPDDIMCPDEETATGKEMSILTIMSKVRLEAFMWGAGTALGELPPYFMARGARLSGYDPDDEEMEEFEELQRLKDRPEDMSFIDRAKLSVEKLVERVGFFGILACASIPNPLFDLAGITCGHFLVPFWTFFGATLIGKAIIKMHIQKLFVIIAFNETLLAKAVSLLAFVPMVGSKLEQPFKTFLEKQKNKFHRKPGTGPDTQDGGNLLAWIFEKLILLMITYFILSIVNSFAQNYHKRIHKHARDKKLAQD; encoded by the exons ATGAGTGTAGCCATAAATCTAGAGTATATTGAGCGTGTCATCCTGCCACATGTGAAAGGTTTACAACCA GCAAGCGCTGACTTGACAGAGCAGAACCACGTGATAACCATGGGGGAAACTTCGGCGCAAAAGCGACTTTTAAGAAAGAACGCAAAGCAAGCGAACGGCTCCAGCATGGCGACGCCCACCTCGAGCCTGGAAGAGAAGCTGGCtgagcgggaggagagggagaagattgtGTTATGGAGAAGACCTGTGCAGACCCTCCACTACTTCTTCCGGGAATGTGGGATCCTCAGCGTCGAGTATATGGTCAA ACTATGGAATAACAAGAAGGTCGTCTTATTATTAGCACTACTTGTAGGTGGTTATTATGCAGCGTACAAGACTCCAGGGCCCCATCAGCTT ATGATCCAGAGAGTTGAGAATCAGTTCTGGTGGTGTGCCTGGTGGGTATGGCTAGGAATTCTCTCCTCTGTGGGCTTGGGTACAGGCCTCCACACCTTCCTGCTTTACCTGGGCCCCCACATAGCATCCGTTACCATGGCTGCGTATACGTGCAACTCGGTAGATTTCCCTTCACCACCTTATCCTGACGA CATAATGTGTCCAGATGAGGAGACTGCAACAGGGAAGGAGATGTCCATTCTCACTATCATGTCCAAAGTCAGACTGGAGGCCTTCATGTGGGGGGCCGGAACTGCGCTAG GGGAGTTACCCCCATACTTCATGGCACGAGGTGCAAGACTGTCTGGCTATGATCCTGAcgatgaagaaatggaagagtTTGAGGAATTGCAGCGGCTGAAGGACAGACCAGAGGACATGTCCTTCATCGATCGAGCAAAATTATCAGTGGAGAAGCTGGTCGAAAGAGTTGGGTTCTTTGGCATCCTTGCCTGTGCATCT ATTCCCAATCCCCTATTTGACCTGGCTGGCATCACATGTGGCCACTTCCTGGTCCCCTTCTGGACGTTCTTCGGTGCTACACTCATCGGAAAGGCCATCATCAAGATGCATATTCAGAAGCTTTTTGTCATCATTGCATTTAATGAGACACTACTAGCAAAGGCAGTGAGTCTGTTGGCCTTTGTGCCTATGGTGGGGTCCAAGTTGGAACAGCCTTTCAAGACCTTCTtggagaagcagaagaacaaaTTCCACAGGAAGCCTGGGACAGGGCCAGATACACAG GATGGGGGAAACCTCTTGGCATGGATTTTTGAAAAGTTGATCTTGTTAATGATCACATATTTCATCCTAAGCATAGTGAACTCCTTTGCTCAGAACTACCACAAAAGGATACACAAGCATGCGCGTGACAAGAAGCTAGCTCAAGACTGA
- the LOC125045142 gene encoding vacuole membrane protein 1-like isoform X3 produces MGETSAQKRLLRKNAKQANGSSMATPTSSLEEKLAEREEREKIVLWRRPVQTLHYFFRECGILSVEYMVKLWNNKKVVLLLALLVGGYYAAYKTPGPHQLMIQRVENQFWWCAWWVWLGILSSVGLGTGLHTFLLYLGPHIASVTMAAYTCNSVDFPSPPYPDDIMCPDEETATGKEMSILTIMSKVRLEAFMWGAGTALGELPPYFMARGARLSGYDPDDEEMEEFEELQRLKDRPEDMSFIDRAKLSVEKLVERVGFFGILACASIPNPLFDLAGITCGHFLVPFWTFFGATLIGKAIIKMHIQKLFVIIAFNETLLAKAVSLLAFVPMVGSKLEQPFKTFLEKQKNKFHRKPGTGPDTQDGGNLLAWIFEKLILLMITYFILSIVNSFAQNYHKRIHKHARDKKLAQD; encoded by the exons ATGGGGGAAACTTCGGCGCAAAAGCGACTTTTAAGAAAGAACGCAAAGCAAGCGAACGGCTCCAGCATGGCGACGCCCACCTCGAGCCTGGAAGAGAAGCTGGCtgagcgggaggagagggagaagattgtGTTATGGAGAAGACCTGTGCAGACCCTCCACTACTTCTTCCGGGAATGTGGGATCCTCAGCGTCGAGTATATGGTCAA ACTATGGAATAACAAGAAGGTCGTCTTATTATTAGCACTACTTGTAGGTGGTTATTATGCAGCGTACAAGACTCCAGGGCCCCATCAGCTT ATGATCCAGAGAGTTGAGAATCAGTTCTGGTGGTGTGCCTGGTGGGTATGGCTAGGAATTCTCTCCTCTGTGGGCTTGGGTACAGGCCTCCACACCTTCCTGCTTTACCTGGGCCCCCACATAGCATCCGTTACCATGGCTGCGTATACGTGCAACTCGGTAGATTTCCCTTCACCACCTTATCCTGACGA CATAATGTGTCCAGATGAGGAGACTGCAACAGGGAAGGAGATGTCCATTCTCACTATCATGTCCAAAGTCAGACTGGAGGCCTTCATGTGGGGGGCCGGAACTGCGCTAG GGGAGTTACCCCCATACTTCATGGCACGAGGTGCAAGACTGTCTGGCTATGATCCTGAcgatgaagaaatggaagagtTTGAGGAATTGCAGCGGCTGAAGGACAGACCAGAGGACATGTCCTTCATCGATCGAGCAAAATTATCAGTGGAGAAGCTGGTCGAAAGAGTTGGGTTCTTTGGCATCCTTGCCTGTGCATCT ATTCCCAATCCCCTATTTGACCTGGCTGGCATCACATGTGGCCACTTCCTGGTCCCCTTCTGGACGTTCTTCGGTGCTACACTCATCGGAAAGGCCATCATCAAGATGCATATTCAGAAGCTTTTTGTCATCATTGCATTTAATGAGACACTACTAGCAAAGGCAGTGAGTCTGTTGGCCTTTGTGCCTATGGTGGGGTCCAAGTTGGAACAGCCTTTCAAGACCTTCTtggagaagcagaagaacaaaTTCCACAGGAAGCCTGGGACAGGGCCAGATACACAG GATGGGGGAAACCTCTTGGCATGGATTTTTGAAAAGTTGATCTTGTTAATGATCACATATTTCATCCTAAGCATAGTGAACTCCTTTGCTCAGAACTACCACAAAAGGATACACAAGCATGCGCGTGACAAGAAGCTAGCTCAAGACTGA
- the LOC125045142 gene encoding vacuole membrane protein 1-like isoform X1 produces MGRGRTRKAGRSRTGKATSSNTVVGASADLTEQNHVITMGETSAQKRLLRKNAKQANGSSMATPTSSLEEKLAEREEREKIVLWRRPVQTLHYFFRECGILSVEYMVKLWNNKKVVLLLALLVGGYYAAYKTPGPHQLMIQRVENQFWWCAWWVWLGILSSVGLGTGLHTFLLYLGPHIASVTMAAYTCNSVDFPSPPYPDDIMCPDEETATGKEMSILTIMSKVRLEAFMWGAGTALGELPPYFMARGARLSGYDPDDEEMEEFEELQRLKDRPEDMSFIDRAKLSVEKLVERVGFFGILACASIPNPLFDLAGITCGHFLVPFWTFFGATLIGKAIIKMHIQKLFVIIAFNETLLAKAVSLLAFVPMVGSKLEQPFKTFLEKQKNKFHRKPGTGPDTQDGGNLLAWIFEKLILLMITYFILSIVNSFAQNYHKRIHKHARDKKLAQD; encoded by the exons GCAAGCGCTGACTTGACAGAGCAGAACCACGTGATAACCATGGGGGAAACTTCGGCGCAAAAGCGACTTTTAAGAAAGAACGCAAAGCAAGCGAACGGCTCCAGCATGGCGACGCCCACCTCGAGCCTGGAAGAGAAGCTGGCtgagcgggaggagagggagaagattgtGTTATGGAGAAGACCTGTGCAGACCCTCCACTACTTCTTCCGGGAATGTGGGATCCTCAGCGTCGAGTATATGGTCAA ACTATGGAATAACAAGAAGGTCGTCTTATTATTAGCACTACTTGTAGGTGGTTATTATGCAGCGTACAAGACTCCAGGGCCCCATCAGCTT ATGATCCAGAGAGTTGAGAATCAGTTCTGGTGGTGTGCCTGGTGGGTATGGCTAGGAATTCTCTCCTCTGTGGGCTTGGGTACAGGCCTCCACACCTTCCTGCTTTACCTGGGCCCCCACATAGCATCCGTTACCATGGCTGCGTATACGTGCAACTCGGTAGATTTCCCTTCACCACCTTATCCTGACGA CATAATGTGTCCAGATGAGGAGACTGCAACAGGGAAGGAGATGTCCATTCTCACTATCATGTCCAAAGTCAGACTGGAGGCCTTCATGTGGGGGGCCGGAACTGCGCTAG GGGAGTTACCCCCATACTTCATGGCACGAGGTGCAAGACTGTCTGGCTATGATCCTGAcgatgaagaaatggaagagtTTGAGGAATTGCAGCGGCTGAAGGACAGACCAGAGGACATGTCCTTCATCGATCGAGCAAAATTATCAGTGGAGAAGCTGGTCGAAAGAGTTGGGTTCTTTGGCATCCTTGCCTGTGCATCT ATTCCCAATCCCCTATTTGACCTGGCTGGCATCACATGTGGCCACTTCCTGGTCCCCTTCTGGACGTTCTTCGGTGCTACACTCATCGGAAAGGCCATCATCAAGATGCATATTCAGAAGCTTTTTGTCATCATTGCATTTAATGAGACACTACTAGCAAAGGCAGTGAGTCTGTTGGCCTTTGTGCCTATGGTGGGGTCCAAGTTGGAACAGCCTTTCAAGACCTTCTtggagaagcagaagaacaaaTTCCACAGGAAGCCTGGGACAGGGCCAGATACACAG GATGGGGGAAACCTCTTGGCATGGATTTTTGAAAAGTTGATCTTGTTAATGATCACATATTTCATCCTAAGCATAGTGAACTCCTTTGCTCAGAACTACCACAAAAGGATACACAAGCATGCGCGTGACAAGAAGCTAGCTCAAGACTGA